AGTGGCAGGCCATTATAGCTTGTTTATCTGACGTAAAGTCAACTGCTTATCTGCTTAATTTAATAGGTGAATGTAGGTATGGATGCATCATCCATCACAGCCCATCAATCAACAACCCAAAAACTTTTCACACTGATAAGCCGGTGGCTCTCTTTACTCTTCACTCAGCACTCAGCACTCAACCATCGACAGGTGTGTGCTCGGGCGGGGTGTGCAGCTCACTTGGTCGCAGCAGTTCAGGCGGATTGGTCGTGCGGTTCTTATAAGGAGAATACGGGTACGGGTAACGCGTACTAGTACATTTCACCCGTAGCGTAGCCACTGGCGTAAGCCTCAACGAGCAGCAATCGACCGCTTATCAGCCCTTGCCAAAGAGTAATTTGTGATACCTGTCCGCCTTGTGTATTGGCTTGTTTAGAGCGCAACGCGCTTAAGTGGTGTTAATTTTTCAGTAATTATTATCGTATTTATTGCCGAACGAAAGTGAAGTGCGATCGAACCCTCCGCTTCCTCCGCCCCCACCGCTCCGTCCAGTGCCGTGTGTCCGTCCGTGCGAAAGGCAATAAATGAATTACAGAGCCATAAAGTTGTCTGATCAGCGTGGTCGGGTTGCGGTCGTCTCGGCCAACTGCAGCTGATAATGGACATGGGAAGTCTACGTGTGTgtgcatgcgtgtgtgtgtatgtgtgcctgCGAGTGTGATTTACAAATCATTAGCACACAATCAACAACACATTAGACAAATTGCTAAATTAGCTGCTGTTTTTGCAGcagacaaaaaaaaggcaacaaaactTTGTTTTATTCGGGAGGGAGACCCAAATCCCGTGGTGAGACTCAGATAGGGGGaaagagagcaagagcaacagcaacagcaagcgagcgagagaggtggtacggtacggtactcGTAATTTTAGCTACTCTACTCTCTCACCCGCAGACCCCAGATAAGTCGTCCCCAGCCATTGAGTGATTCAATTGTTATTGGGGCGgctttgttgttattgcttttCTGTACCTCTGGCGGATGGTTTTCAGTGGTTTGACCTGATAATACCCATAGATCCGACTGGAATCTGATTaaggattgtggattgtggatagCTGCCGGGGATAGACGAAAATGCTCAGCCCCTCACGACTACGAATGCAATCATGAATTCCTACTTTGATTCGGCCATCGAATACAATCGAACGAACACCATTAACCTGGCGCACTCCAACGATCAATCGCAGAGCTTCTCCAATGAAAAGAACTGGGAATGGTCGTATCTGGTGGTAAGGCAATTGCTCAATCACCATCATTTCTGCCCTATAATCTATACATATTCATACAACCTATTCCTTCTCTTTTCAGCGCAAATGCCGCaacctggagctggaggagtcGTACGACCTGTACATGCGTCGCCTGCGGGTGGGCTACCTCTCGCTGTTCATCTTCATCCAGCTGCAGGTGACCATCACGCAcaccctgctgctgctgacgacGCCGGACATAACCTTCGTGTACGTGGACATGGCCGCCTACATAGCTTCCGGCGTGGTCATCTGGCTAATCCTCTCGGTTAACTTCCGCAGCGAGCTGGTCAGCAAGCACGGCTGGGTGGTGTACGTCTCCTCCTGGCTGGCCGTTTGCGTGATGGTGCTGATGGACATCGGCCTGAATGTGTACCATGCTACCAGCCACAACTTCATCCTGAATCCCATCTACGACGCCTACACCCTGTACGCCATCTACATGTTCATGCCGGTGCCGTATCTGCTGCAGCCGTTCGTGCTCGGATCCGCCGTCACCCTGTGCTACATCATCAACTACATATTCGTGATCACCTCCAAGGAGGACAACCAGATGCATAGCATTCTCAACGAAGCCATTTACCTGAGTTGCGTCAACCTGCTGGGCATCTTCTTCCGCCTCATGCGGGACATCGCGTTGCGCACCACCTTCCTCGATCGGCGGCAGTACGTGGAGGAGAATCTCCTCTTGCGCTACGCTCGCGACCAAGAACGGAGCCTACTGCTCAGCATCCTGCCTAACCAGATCGCCGATCGTCTGCAGGAGGATGTCAAGAACCGCATCGAACGctccaagcagcagcaccagcagcgatCTCACGTAGATACGCAGCGGACTACTGACAGTCAGAACCTCAAGCGATGGCGACAGCCGGATCACGGGTCAGTCAACGCCTTCCTTTCCTCCTTCTCATATTCTTCTACTCGTATGATTCTCTCCACAGAACCCTCTTCATTGAGCCCCATGAAGACGTCACTGTTCTGTATGCGGATGTGGTCAACTACACCCACCTGACCACCACTCTGGATGTGAAGAAGCTGGTGGAGGCGCTGCACGACCTCTTTGTGCGCTTCGACATTGCCAGCGAGGAGTACAATGTGCTGAGGATCAAGTTCCTGGGGGACTGCTACTACTGCGTGGCAGGGCTGGTCAGTCCCAATGCGGATCATGCCAAGTGCTGTGTGGACCTGGGCCTGCGCATGATCAAGGATATACGCGACGTCAGGTTCGTCTAGCCCTGTACTGTTTTCTCGCAGTGATTTGCTACTGATTCTTTTCTATTTCCAGAGAGAAGCGGCACCTCAACATCGACATGCGCATCGGCGTGCACTCTGGCGACGTGCTGTCGGGGGTGATTGGAGCCGCAAAATGGCAGTTCGACATTTGGTCCAAGGACGTGGACATTGCCAACAGATTGGAGGCTACTGGGGCCACGGGTCGCGTGCATGTCAGTCAGAAGACGCTGTCTCTGCTGGACGGCGAGTATTTCTTCGAGGACGGAACGGAGAAGGCTCGCGAGGATCCCGTGCTGCAGAAGCATGGCATTCGCTCCTTCCTGATCAAGTCACTGCGCGTGAGTACGAGCACATCCCCCCAAGGGCGAGTTTAGGGTTTTGGGGGCACTGCGATACCACACGCACACTTACATCGAATCGAAAGTTGTAGGCCCCCATGCACGATCCGAGACGCGTGCAGCGCGAGCGCCAGGCCAAGAAGCTGAGCGAGGCCAACAAGTCGAACTTCATGCACAACTCCACCCTGCACCAGTACAACCAGGTGCGCAACCAGGCTAAGCTGGAGATGTGTCGCGAGCTGGACAAGATGCCAATCGGTCGGATAAAGTATACTCTTACCCTCACTCCAGCACACCAGCTTGCCCCTCATCCAGTATCATTGTTCTCTCGTCTAGGCTCACCAAAGTGTTTCGGCGCAGCACTCGTCTCACCCAGGACGAGATTGAGGAGGAGACCTTCCGCCGCAACATCAGCTCGTTCTGTCTGTTCTTTCGCACCCGCAATTGGGAGATGCAGTACATGCGGGAGCCGGATGTGATGCTCAAGTACAGCATTGCTCTCGCCTGGGTGATTTACATGGGACTCCTGACCATCCAACTGTTGAGCAAGGAGTGAGCCATACTCTTATATACTCTTCGCAGTATTCCCAGTGTAATCAATAGTCCTATTTCAGTGCGAGATACCATTACTGGTACATCGATGGCACTACCATTATCCTGCTCACCATGCTGCTGATCGTCTCCTGGTACAAGAAGCTCTGGATAATGTACATGTCCGACGCGGAGGTGTCCGTCCCCACGAGTCGCCTCAGTGGCTGCCTCTTCAACATGTCGGATGTGATGCAGCGCAACTTATTCCTCCGCATCCTTATCTACTTCCTCATCATTTTATCCTACTGCGCTGTGGCCACCATGCAAGTGCTGGGCTGCAGCAAAGACGAGGACTACGAGGATAGCGATCCCACCGTAGAAGATCGGCTTTTCTGCTTTCATCCCTGGGTGAGTCATGAGCCATTCGCTCAGGAACTCTTTTGTCAAATTGTTATCCCTTTTTGTCCCAGATCCTCACCAACTGCATGACACTGGTTATTGGCATGTCCTTTCTGTTCACACGGATTCCATTCATCATCAAGGTCTGCCTCTCCACCATCATCACGATAGTTTATGCAGCGCTGGTGATATTTGAGTTCAACCACATCTACGCGAACAGCCCGTCCACCAATGTCAACTTCAACGCCAAGTACTCGCACATTCTGCTAATGATCATCACGCTGGGCATCTTCCACTTGATGGAGCGACAAACGGAGTTCATAGCGAAGGTGGACTACAAGTGAGTTTGAGGATGGCTAAGTTTCGTCACAGTACTTTGACCTACCAACAACAATTCTTCCTGTGCCCTTCAGCTGGAAGCGACAGCTGATGAAGAAGCAGGAGGATGCCCTGATCACCAACGACACTATCAAAGTGCTGCTAACCAACATATTGCCGTCGCACGTGGGTGAGTCCTTTACGGAGAAGTAAACCTTAGAAACTTGCACTGATCTTTAGGGCTTCCATTCCAGCTGACTTCTATCTGTC
The sequence above is a segment of the Drosophila pseudoobscura strain MV-25-SWS-2005 chromosome X, UCI_Dpse_MV25, whole genome shotgun sequence genome. Coding sequences within it:
- the ACXD gene encoding adenylyl cyclase X E isoform X2 is translated as MNSYFDSAIEYNRTNTINLAHSNDQSQSFSNEKNWEWSYLVRKCRNLELEESYDLYMRRLRVGYLSLFIFIQLQVTITHTLLLLTTPDITFVELVSKHGWVVYVSSWLAVCVMVLMDIGLNVYHATSHNFILNPIYDAYTLYAIYMFMPVPYLLQPFVLGSAVTLCYIINYIFVITSKEDNQMHSILNEAIYLSCVNLLGIFFRLMRDIALRTTFLDRRQYVEENLLLRYARDQERSLLLSILPNQIADRLQEDVKNRIERSKQQHQQRSHVDTQRTTDSQNLKRWRQPDHGTLFIEPHEDVTVLYADVVNYTHLTTTLDVKKLVEALHDLFVRFDIASEEYNVLRIKFLGDCYYCVAGLVSPNADHAKCCVDLGLRMIKDIRDVREKRHLNIDMRIGVHSGDVLSGVIGAAKWQFDIWSKDVDIANRLEATGATGRVHVSQKTLSLLDGEYFFEDGTEKAREDPVLQKHGIRSFLIKSLRAPMHDPRRVQRERQAKKLSEANKSNFMHNSTLHQYNQVRNQAKLEMCRELDKMPIGRIKLTKVFRRSTRLTQDEIEEETFRRNISSFCLFFRTRNWEMQYMREPDVMLKYSIALAWVIYMGLLTIQLLSKDARYHYWYIDGTTIILLTMLLIVSWYKKLWIMYMSDAEVSVPTSRLSGCLFNMSDVMQRNLFLRILIYFLIILSYCAVATMQVLGCSKDEDYEDSDPTVEDRLFCFHPWILTNCMTLVIGMSFLFTRIPFIIKVCLSTIITIVYAALVIFEFNHIYANSPSTNVNFNAKYSHILLMIITLGIFHLMERQTEFIAKVDYNWKRQLMKKQEDALITNDTIKVLLTNILPSHVADFYLSTQLQNQLYYEEYDNVAVMFASIKNFDTDKIGLRVLNEIICDFDDVLNKYAQCLRVEKIKVANWTYMAACGLDVSRSEQVNAPQMKFRNASLMPNGRRSRYDGGRTSDSDGIHRVPYGNGSNIALDLDLERGQYEGNVITSAPRTSNVGQQAGNSSNEVVLVMARFALDLMRAMRRFNAENMQTEYEGSTDYGMLRIGISHGRAMAGVVGISKPHYDIWGDPVNMASRMDSTGVPGQIQVTENTAIKLRGFNIQCNYRGMTFVKGRGNIPTYIIGTDSEYEFLPHRPSSPNTKKTS
- the ACXD gene encoding adenylyl cyclase X E isoform X5 codes for the protein MNSYFDSAIEYNRTNTINLAHSNDQSQSFSNEKNWEWSYLVRKCRNLELEESYDLYMRRLRVGYLSLFIFIQLQVTITHTLLLLTTPDITFVYVDMAAYIASGVVIWLILSVNFRSELVSKHGWVVYVSSWLAVCVMVLMDIGLNVYHATSHNFILNPIYDAYTLYAIYMFMPVPYLLQPFVLGSAVTLCYIINYIFVITSKEDNQMHSILNEAIYLSCVNLLGIFFRLMRDIALRTTFLDRRQYVEENLLLRYARDQERSLLLSILPNQIADRLQEDVKNRIERSKQQHQQRSHVDTQRTTDSQNLKRWRQPDHGTLFIEPHEDVTVLYADVVNYTHLTTTLDVKKLVEALHDLFVRFDIASEEYNVLRIKFLGDCYYCVAGLVSPNADHAKCCVDLGLRMIKDIRDVREKRHLNIDMRIGVHSGDVLSGVIGAAKWQFDIWSKDVDIANRLEATGATGRVHVSQKTLSLLDGEYFFEDGTEKAREDPVLQKHGIRSFLIKSLRAPMHDPRRVQRERQAKKLSEANKSNFMHNSTLHQYNQVRNQAKLEMCRELDKMPIGRIKLTKVFRRSTRLTQDEIEEETFRRNISSFCLFFRTRNWEMQYMREPDVMLKYSIALAWVIYMGLLTIQLLSKDPISVRDTITGTSMALPLSCSPCC
- the ACXD gene encoding adenylyl cyclase X E isoform X4, with the protein product MHDPRRVQRERQAKKLSEANKSNFMHNSTLHQYNQVRNQAKLEMCRELDKMPIGRIKLTKVFRRSTRLTQDEIEEETFRRNISSFCLFFRTRNWEMQYMREPDVMLKYSIALAWVIYMGLLTIQLLSKDARYHYWYIDGTTIILLTMLLIVSWYKKLWIMYMSDAEVSVPTSRLSGCLFNMSDVMQRNLFLRILIYFLIILSYCAVATMQVLGCSKDEDYEDSDPTVEDRLFCFHPWILTNCMTLVIGMSFLFTRIPFIIKVCLSTIITIVYAALVIFEFNHIYANSPSTNVNFNAKYSHILLMIITLGIFHLMERQTEFIAKVDYNWKRQLMKKQEDALITNDTIKVLLTNILPSHVADFYLSTQLQNQLYYEEYDNVAVMFASIKNFDTDKIGLRVLNEIICDFDDVLNKYAQCLRVEKIKVANWTYMAACGLDVSRSEQVNAPQMKFRNASLMPNGRRSRYDGGRTSDSDGIHRVPYGNGSNIALDLDLERGQYEGNVITSAPRTSNVGQQAGNSSNEVVLVMARFALDLMRAMRRFNAENMQTEYEGSTDYGMLRIGISHGRAMAGVVGISKPHYDIWGDPVNMASRMDSTGVPGQIQVTENTAIKLRGFNIQCNYRGMTFVKGRGNIPTYIIGTDSEYEFLPHRPSSPNTKKTS
- the ACXD gene encoding adenylyl cyclase X E isoform X3, translated to MRRLRVGYLSLFIFIQLQVTITHTLLLLTTPDITFVYVDMAAYIASGVVIWLILSVNFRSELVSKHGWVVYVSSWLAVCVMVLMDIGLNVYHATSHNFILNPIYDAYTLYAIYMFMPVPYLLQPFVLGSAVTLCYIINYIFVITSKEDNQMHSILNEAIYLSCVNLLGIFFRLMRDIALRTTFLDRRQYVEENLLLRYARDQERSLLLSILPNQIADRLQEDVKNRIERSKQQHQQRSHVDTQRTTDSQNLKRWRQPDHGTLFIEPHEDVTVLYADVVNYTHLTTTLDVKKLVEALHDLFVRFDIASEEYNVLRIKFLGDCYYCVAGLVSPNADHAKCCVDLGLRMIKDIRDVREKRHLNIDMRIGVHSGDVLSGVIGAAKWQFDIWSKDVDIANRLEATGATGRVHVSQKTLSLLDGEYFFEDGTEKAREDPVLQKHGIRSFLIKSLRAPMHDPRRVQRERQAKKLSEANKSNFMHNSTLHQYNQVRNQAKLEMCRELDKMPIGRIKLTKVFRRSTRLTQDEIEEETFRRNISSFCLFFRTRNWEMQYMREPDVMLKYSIALAWVIYMGLLTIQLLSKDARYHYWYIDGTTIILLTMLLIVSWYKKLWIMYMSDAEVSVPTSRLSGCLFNMSDVMQRNLFLRILIYFLIILSYCAVATMQVLGCSKDEDYEDSDPTVEDRLFCFHPWILTNCMTLVIGMSFLFTRIPFIIKVCLSTIITIVYAALVIFEFNHIYANSPSTNVNFNAKYSHILLMIITLGIFHLMERQTEFIAKVDYNWKRQLMKKQEDALITNDTIKVLLTNILPSHVADFYLSTQLQNQLYYEEYDNVAVMFASIKNFDTDKIGLRVLNEIICDFDDVLNKYAQCLRVEKIKVANWTYMAACGLDVSRSEQVNAPQMKFRNASLMPNGRRSRYDGGRTSDSDGIHRVPYGNGSNIALDLDLERGQYEGNVITSAPRTSNVGQQAGNSSNEVVLVMARFALDLMRAMRRFNAENMQTEYEGSTDYGMLRIGISHGRAMAGVVGISKPHYDIWGDPVNMASRMDSTGVPGQIQVTENTAIKLRGFNIQCNYRGMTFVKGRGNIPTYIIGTDSEYEFLPHRPSSPNTKKTS
- the ACXD gene encoding adenylyl cyclase X E isoform X6; amino-acid sequence: MNSYFDSAIEYNRTNTINLAHSNDQSQSFSNEKNWEWSYLVRKCRNLELEESYDLYMRRLRVGYLSLFIFIQLQVTITHTLLLLTTPDITFVYVDMAAYIASGVVIWLILSVNFRSELVSKHGWVVYVSSWLAVCVMVLMDIGLNVYHATSHNFILNPIYDAYTLYAIYMFMPVPYLLQPFVLGSAVTLCYIINYIFVITSKEDNQMHSILNEAIYLSCVNLLGIFFRLMRDIALRTTFLDRRQYVEENLLLRYARDQERSLLLSILPNQIADRLQEDVKNRIERSKQQHQQRSHVDTQRTTDSQNLKRWRQPDHGTLFIEPHEDVTVLYADVVNYTHLTTTLDVKKLVEALHDLFVRFDIASEEYNVLRIKFLGDCYYCVAGLVSPNADHAKCCVDLGLRMIKDIRDVREKRHLNIDMRIGVHSGDVLSGVIGAAKWQFDIWSKDVDIANRLEATGATGRVHVSQKTLSLLDGEYFFEDGTEKAREDPVLQKHGIRSFLIKSLRL
- the ACXD gene encoding adenylyl cyclase X E isoform X1 → MNSYFDSAIEYNRTNTINLAHSNDQSQSFSNEKNWEWSYLVRKCRNLELEESYDLYMRRLRVGYLSLFIFIQLQVTITHTLLLLTTPDITFVYVDMAAYIASGVVIWLILSVNFRSELVSKHGWVVYVSSWLAVCVMVLMDIGLNVYHATSHNFILNPIYDAYTLYAIYMFMPVPYLLQPFVLGSAVTLCYIINYIFVITSKEDNQMHSILNEAIYLSCVNLLGIFFRLMRDIALRTTFLDRRQYVEENLLLRYARDQERSLLLSILPNQIADRLQEDVKNRIERSKQQHQQRSHVDTQRTTDSQNLKRWRQPDHGTLFIEPHEDVTVLYADVVNYTHLTTTLDVKKLVEALHDLFVRFDIASEEYNVLRIKFLGDCYYCVAGLVSPNADHAKCCVDLGLRMIKDIRDVREKRHLNIDMRIGVHSGDVLSGVIGAAKWQFDIWSKDVDIANRLEATGATGRVHVSQKTLSLLDGEYFFEDGTEKAREDPVLQKHGIRSFLIKSLRAPMHDPRRVQRERQAKKLSEANKSNFMHNSTLHQYNQVRNQAKLEMCRELDKMPIGRIKLTKVFRRSTRLTQDEIEEETFRRNISSFCLFFRTRNWEMQYMREPDVMLKYSIALAWVIYMGLLTIQLLSKDARYHYWYIDGTTIILLTMLLIVSWYKKLWIMYMSDAEVSVPTSRLSGCLFNMSDVMQRNLFLRILIYFLIILSYCAVATMQVLGCSKDEDYEDSDPTVEDRLFCFHPWILTNCMTLVIGMSFLFTRIPFIIKVCLSTIITIVYAALVIFEFNHIYANSPSTNVNFNAKYSHILLMIITLGIFHLMERQTEFIAKVDYNWKRQLMKKQEDALITNDTIKVLLTNILPSHVADFYLSTQLQNQLYYEEYDNVAVMFASIKNFDTDKIGLRVLNEIICDFDDVLNKYAQCLRVEKIKVANWTYMAACGLDVSRSEQVNAPQMKFRNASLMPNGRRSRYDGGRTSDSDGIHRVPYGNGSNIALDLDLERGQYEGNVITSAPRTSNVGQQAGNSSNEVVLVMARFALDLMRAMRRFNAENMQTEYEGSTDYGMLRIGISHGRAMAGVVGISKPHYDIWGDPVNMASRMDSTGVPGQIQVTENTAIKLRGFNIQCNYRGMTFVKGRGNIPTYIIGTDSEYEFLPHRPSSPNTKKTS